From the genome of Scytonema hofmannii PCC 7110, one region includes:
- the trmB gene encoding tRNA (guanosine(46)-N7)-methyltransferase TrmB, giving the protein MAIVRVRQHVNPLAHKYQTPLSPIDWEKVYAQPNLPLHLDIGCARGRFVLNMAQVETMWNFLGLEIREPLVVEANKLRDELGLVNLHYLFCNANNSLRPLLSSLPQKRLQRVTIQFPDPWFKNRHAKRRVVQPELVAELAEFLPPGGIVFLQSDLEFIAVEMCDRFAANPAFVRYGQGEWLVENPLSVPTEREIYTINKSEPVYRAIFERVS; this is encoded by the coding sequence TTGGCAATCGTTCGAGTCCGTCAACACGTTAACCCACTAGCACATAAGTATCAAACCCCTCTCAGTCCAATTGACTGGGAAAAAGTTTATGCCCAACCAAACTTACCATTACATTTAGATATTGGCTGTGCTAGAGGACGATTTGTTCTCAATATGGCACAAGTGGAAACCATGTGGAATTTTTTGGGTTTGGAAATTCGAGAACCATTGGTAGTAGAAGCAAATAAATTGCGAGATGAGTTAGGGCTGGTAAACCTTCATTATTTGTTCTGCAACGCGAATAACTCACTCCGCCCGCTTTTATCTTCTTTACCTCAGAAAAGACTACAGCGTGTCACAATTCAATTTCCCGATCCTTGGTTTAAAAATCGCCATGCAAAACGACGAGTGGTGCAACCAGAATTAGTCGCAGAACTTGCAGAATTTCTTCCCCCTGGTGGTATTGTTTTTTTGCAATCCGATCTGGAGTTTATAGCAGTGGAAATGTGCGATCGCTTTGCTGCAAATCCAGCTTTTGTGAGATATGGTCAGGGAGAATGGCTTGTAGAAAATCCACTCTCGGTTCCTACAGAAAGGGAAATATACACGATTAACAAAAGTGAACCTGTTTATCGGGCTATCTTTGAAAGAGTTAGTTAA
- a CDS encoding metallophosphoesterase family protein translates to MALKFRFAVVSDLHVAVPHTIWNHPARFHLVEVSIPAFDSIVEHLTQLDLDFLLLPGDLTQHGEPENHTWLQNRLAQLPFPVYVVPGNHDVPVLMANEQSIAFADFPHYYRKFGYSNTNQLYYTCQLLPGVRLVGLNSNSFNNQGQQIGRLDDKQLQWLEEVLAASVDELVLVMVHHNVVEHLPNQSRHLMANRYMLENAPELLNLLRQYGVSLVFTGHLHVQDVAYADGVYDITTGSLVSYPHPYRVLEFHRNDFGQDWLQILSYRVVSVPDFPNLQLSSRKWMGDRSVPFLIKLLTVPPISLPLAQAKELVPSLRYFWANMADGDAVFDYPDFPLELRRYFQKYGAIDSSGTPSFIDNNTTLLVSC, encoded by the coding sequence ATGGCTTTAAAATTTCGTTTTGCTGTAGTCAGCGACTTGCACGTTGCTGTTCCCCACACAATCTGGAATCATCCGGCTCGTTTTCATTTAGTCGAAGTTAGCATCCCAGCATTTGACAGCATTGTAGAACATCTCACACAACTTGATTTAGATTTCCTTTTGCTACCAGGAGACTTAACTCAACATGGGGAACCAGAAAACCATACTTGGTTACAAAACCGTTTAGCACAGTTACCTTTCCCCGTGTATGTTGTTCCTGGCAATCATGATGTTCCAGTTTTGATGGCAAATGAGCAATCAATAGCCTTTGCCGATTTCCCCCATTACTATCGCAAGTTTGGATATAGTAACACCAATCAACTTTACTACACTTGTCAATTGCTACCAGGAGTAAGGCTAGTTGGCTTAAATTCTAACTCCTTTAATAACCAAGGTCAGCAAATCGGGCGTTTAGATGATAAACAACTGCAATGGTTGGAAGAAGTTCTAGCTGCATCTGTTGATGAACTCGTACTGGTTATGGTTCATCACAACGTTGTGGAACATTTGCCCAACCAGTCCCGCCACCTGATGGCAAATCGCTATATGTTGGAGAATGCGCCAGAACTATTAAACTTGTTACGGCAATATGGCGTTAGTTTAGTTTTCACGGGACATTTACACGTTCAGGATGTCGCCTACGCAGACGGAGTCTACGACATAACGACAGGTTCTTTAGTCAGTTATCCACATCCCTATCGTGTTTTAGAGTTTCACAGGAATGATTTTGGTCAAGACTGGTTGCAAATTTTGTCTTATCGAGTAGTGTCAGTACCTGACTTCCCTAACTTACAACTTTCCTCGCGTAAATGGATGGGCGATCGCAGTGTTCCCTTCTTAATCAAGCTGCTAACTGTACCCCCTATAAGTTTACCTTTAGCGCAAGCAAAAGAATTAGTCCCCAGTTTGCGGTATTTTTGGGCAAACATGGCTGACGGAGACGCTGTATTTGACTATCCTGATTTTCCACTAGAACTGCGTCGCTACTTTCAGAAATACGGTGCCATTGACTCAAGCGGTACACCCTCTTTCATTGATAACAATACTACGCTTTTAGTTAGTTGTTAG